A genomic window from Acidimicrobiia bacterium includes:
- a CDS encoding Rrf2 family transcriptional regulator: MKITARVDYAVRALLEVSASEPGRVSRDELAAAQDIPPRYLEAVLLELRRAGLLVGHRGSAGGYSLGRPATEITVADVARAVDGPLALVQGKRPEHVSYTGSSTNLHELWIGLRAAVRSVMEAVTIADLGSGELPASVRLLVDNPDSWLPR; encoded by the coding sequence ATGAAGATCACTGCCAGGGTTGACTATGCCGTCCGGGCACTCCTTGAGGTCTCAGCAAGCGAGCCCGGTCGAGTTAGCCGCGATGAACTCGCCGCCGCCCAGGACATACCCCCACGATATCTCGAGGCAGTTCTTCTTGAGTTGCGCCGGGCAGGACTGCTGGTCGGGCATCGCGGCTCAGCAGGCGGGTATTCACTAGGGCGGCCCGCCACAGAGATCACGGTGGCCGATGTCGCCCGAGCGGTCGACGGACCGCTTGCTCTGGTCCAGGGGAAGCGGCCCGAACACGTGAGTTATACCGGGTCGAGCACCAATCTCCATGAGCTGTGGATCGGGCTTCGAGCAGCCGTTCGGTCCGTAATGGAAGCGGTCACGATCGCCGATCTGGGGTCCGGTGAACTCCCGGCATCAGTACGGCTACTCGTCGACAACCCCGACTCGTGGTTGCCGCGCTGA